One window from the genome of Planifilum fimeticola encodes:
- a CDS encoding M3 family oligoendopeptidase, translating to MAAKYAINWDLDVFFPGGSRSPEFRRFVEELTRDVGNLEKKIKDLDSAGREERPRDWSKLIGDVQELGKRLRQAGAFVSCLAAQNVKDEQAKLLRGRLTQLYASYGAAMTQLERCILEVPDAEWQELINHPEIQPVAFSLEERRRRSAEQLPPEQEILVGDLAVDGYHAWGELYNTVVGRITIPFEEDGEVKQLSVGQARNKFSSPDRKVREKVFERWQKAWGEHAELFASALNHLGGFRLNLYRHRGWDSVLKEPLDNNRMTQETLETMWGVIDRNKERLIPYFERKAKLLGLDVLRWRDLDAPIPGGERSVSYDEAADFIIEQFGHFDPNLADFARTAFENRWIEAEDRPNKRPGGFCTAFPVSGQSRIFMTFGGTTGNISTLAHELGHAYHQQVIGDLPYWSQLYPLNLAETASTFAEMIVTDAAIRHASSDAERLGLLEEKLQRAAAFFMDIRARFLFETRFYDERKEGPVSVDRLGELMVAAQREAFADALGDYDSTFWASKLHFYITGQPFYNFPYTFGFLFSAGIYARAQKEGASFAKKYADLLRDTGRMNVEDLAAHHLGVDLRRPEFWQSAVDEVLSDVELFLRLSEKG from the coding sequence ATGGCGGCAAAATACGCAATCAACTGGGATCTGGACGTCTTTTTTCCCGGCGGGAGCCGCTCCCCGGAATTTCGCCGGTTCGTCGAGGAGCTGACCCGGGATGTCGGAAATCTGGAGAAGAAGATCAAGGATTTGGATTCCGCCGGGCGGGAAGAGCGGCCAAGGGATTGGAGCAAGTTGATCGGCGATGTGCAGGAGCTGGGCAAGCGGCTCCGACAGGCGGGAGCCTTCGTGAGTTGCCTTGCGGCCCAGAATGTCAAGGATGAACAGGCCAAACTGCTGCGGGGGCGACTGACCCAGCTTTACGCCTCTTACGGGGCCGCGATGACCCAGCTGGAACGGTGCATCCTGGAGGTGCCCGATGCGGAGTGGCAGGAGCTGATCAATCACCCGGAGATTCAACCGGTCGCCTTTTCCCTGGAGGAACGCCGCCGGCGCTCCGCTGAACAGTTGCCACCGGAACAGGAAATCCTGGTGGGCGATCTGGCGGTGGATGGTTACCATGCCTGGGGCGAGCTGTACAATACCGTAGTGGGGCGGATCACCATCCCCTTTGAGGAGGATGGAGAAGTCAAACAGCTTTCCGTCGGGCAGGCGCGGAACAAATTCTCCAGTCCGGACCGGAAGGTGCGGGAAAAGGTTTTTGAGCGGTGGCAAAAAGCCTGGGGAGAGCATGCCGAGCTCTTCGCTTCCGCTCTCAATCATCTCGGCGGATTCCGACTCAATTTGTACCGTCACCGCGGATGGGATTCGGTCCTGAAGGAACCCCTGGACAACAACCGGATGACTCAGGAGACCCTGGAGACGATGTGGGGGGTGATCGACCGGAACAAGGAGCGGCTGATCCCCTATTTCGAGCGGAAGGCGAAGCTCCTCGGCCTGGATGTTCTCCGCTGGCGCGACCTGGATGCCCCGATCCCCGGCGGAGAGAGGTCGGTCAGTTACGATGAGGCGGCCGATTTCATCATTGAGCAGTTCGGTCACTTCGATCCGAACCTCGCCGATTTCGCCCGGACAGCCTTTGAAAACCGGTGGATCGAAGCGGAGGACCGTCCCAACAAGCGCCCGGGCGGATTCTGTACGGCTTTTCCGGTGAGCGGCCAGTCACGGATTTTTATGACCTTCGGGGGAACCACCGGCAACATTTCCACCCTGGCCCATGAGCTGGGGCACGCCTACCATCAGCAGGTGATCGGGGATTTGCCCTACTGGTCCCAACTGTATCCGTTAAACCTGGCCGAAACCGCCTCCACCTTTGCGGAGATGATCGTCACCGACGCGGCGATCCGACATGCCTCCTCCGACGCGGAACGCCTCGGCCTGCTGGAGGAGAAGCTGCAACGGGCTGCGGCCTTTTTTATGGATATTCGTGCCCGCTTCCTGTTTGAGACCCGCTTTTACGATGAGAGGAAAGAGGGACCCGTCAGCGTCGACCGGTTGGGCGAGCTGATGGTGGCCGCGCAAAGGGAGGCTTTCGCCGACGCCTTGGGGGATTACGATTCCACCTTCTGGGCCTCCAAGCTGCACTTTTACATTACCGGCCAACCCTTTTACAACTTCCCTTACACCTTCGGCTTCTTGTTCAGCGCCGGCATTTACGCGCGGGCGCAGAAGGAAGGGGCGTCCTTTGCCAAGAAATATGCGGACCTGCTACGGGATACCGGGCGCATGAACGTGGAGGATTTGGCCGCCCACCATCTCGGCGTCGACCTGAGGCGCCCGGAATTCTGGCAGAGCGCGGTGGACGAGGTTCTTTCCGACGTGGAGCTGTTTTTGCGCCTGTCGGAGAAGGGATGA
- a CDS encoding TetR/AcrR family transcriptional regulator, which produces MKESGKRRRGDALSESIYNATIETIKKAGYTNLTFQQIAQAAKTSRTVIYRRWKSKFDLLYEILLYKTGKALGGELIDLIEDTGSLRSDLLQLMTLYQKIFTEVGPEIMNAILFEMGQDNKKMNELKEEAITKNILTMRKLLGFAKARGEKIKEVSDATLTLPFDLIRVENFLRKDDIDKNRLEMLVDEILLPVFRA; this is translated from the coding sequence ATGAAGGAATCAGGCAAGCGCAGACGTGGAGACGCCTTGAGCGAAAGCATTTATAACGCCACGATTGAGACGATCAAAAAGGCGGGCTATACCAATCTCACATTTCAACAAATCGCTCAGGCTGCAAAAACGAGCCGCACCGTCATATACCGCCGCTGGAAAAGCAAATTCGATCTGCTTTATGAAATTTTGCTGTACAAAACCGGGAAAGCGCTGGGAGGTGAATTGATCGACCTGATTGAAGACACAGGGAGCCTGCGCAGCGACTTGTTGCAGCTGATGACGCTCTACCAAAAAATATTCACAGAGGTCGGGCCGGAAATCATGAACGCGATTTTATTTGAAATGGGGCAGGACAACAAAAAAATGAACGAGTTGAAAGAGGAGGCTATAACGAAAAATATCCTGACCATGCGGAAACTGCTTGGGTTCGCCAAAGCCAGGGGTGAAAAGATAAAAGAGGTCAGCGATGCGACGCTGACCCTGCCCTTTGACTTGATCCGCGTGGAAAATTTCCTGCGCAAAGATGATATTGACAAAAACCGGCTTGAGATGCTGGTTGATGAAATATTGCTTCCGGTTTTTCGGGCATAA
- a CDS encoding MDR family MFS transporter, translated as MKEKLPRGMVGILLILVFGALPPMLDTTIVNIAVNDLAEMFSAGFAVTQWVVTGYTLALGIAVPFSGWLMKRYDGKKVFMGALSLFLAGSLLCGLAWNMPSLIAFRVLQGFASGLLIPTVTALAVQVAGNDYLGRAMSVVGIPVVFAPIIGPVVGGLILQYLSWHWLFFVNLPFGAVALMMMQWKLPRFEALEKSAKLDWLGILLLALISGMYIFGVTEIRTEGAGALGIFAFVAGTASLIMYLLYAGKKKDLALIPLDLFKSKNFSASFLSLFLAGFATNGPMLLFPLFFQNVLGLNVITSALWLIPQGLGMLVTRPLIGRMTDKLGARFVVLPSIVITIIGTLPFAFFDFGTDQWMVWLVLFIRGMGVGGFTIAVMSDAYVGVQKPLVPAASVATRIIQNVGAAFGSAILATVVSNALNGQESAVSDAGAYHAGFITSLIFMVISILPALFLTNRMRMDDREVKTEP; from the coding sequence ATGAAAGAAAAATTGCCAAGAGGAATGGTCGGCATCCTGCTGATCTTGGTGTTTGGGGCACTTCCCCCCATGCTGGACACCACGATTGTCAATATCGCGGTGAACGACCTGGCAGAGATGTTTTCGGCTGGTTTTGCCGTCACACAATGGGTGGTAACCGGATATACGCTCGCCTTGGGAATTGCGGTCCCGTTCTCCGGATGGCTGATGAAAAGATATGATGGCAAGAAGGTGTTTATGGGCGCGCTGAGCCTGTTTTTGGCCGGTTCACTGCTTTGCGGCCTTGCATGGAATATGCCGAGTTTAATTGCCTTCCGCGTGTTGCAGGGGTTTGCTTCCGGTCTCCTGATTCCAACGGTAACCGCATTGGCTGTGCAGGTTGCAGGTAATGATTACCTCGGCCGTGCCATGTCCGTCGTTGGGATACCGGTCGTCTTTGCCCCGATTATCGGTCCGGTCGTCGGAGGACTGATCCTGCAATATTTGTCCTGGCACTGGCTGTTTTTTGTCAACCTTCCTTTCGGAGCAGTCGCACTCATGATGATGCAATGGAAACTGCCCCGATTTGAGGCGCTGGAAAAATCCGCAAAACTGGACTGGCTCGGCATTTTGCTGTTGGCGCTGATATCGGGAATGTATATCTTCGGCGTGACGGAAATCAGGACAGAGGGGGCCGGTGCACTCGGCATTTTCGCGTTTGTAGCCGGTACCGCCTCCCTGATCATGTACTTGCTTTATGCGGGGAAAAAGAAGGATTTGGCGTTGATTCCGCTGGATCTGTTCAAATCGAAAAATTTCAGCGCATCGTTTCTTTCTCTGTTTTTGGCGGGATTTGCCACCAACGGACCGATGCTTCTTTTTCCGTTGTTTTTTCAGAATGTGCTCGGCCTGAACGTCATCACGTCGGCGCTTTGGCTGATACCACAAGGACTGGGGATGCTGGTGACACGGCCACTCATCGGCAGAATGACGGACAAATTGGGAGCCCGGTTCGTCGTGCTGCCCTCGATTGTCATCACCATCATCGGCACGCTTCCCTTTGCCTTTTTTGATTTCGGGACAGACCAATGGATGGTATGGCTTGTCCTGTTCATACGGGGTATGGGCGTCGGAGGTTTTACAATCGCCGTAATGAGCGATGCCTATGTAGGGGTTCAAAAACCGCTCGTCCCGGCCGCCAGCGTTGCCACCCGAATCATCCAAAACGTGGGTGCTGCCTTTGGCTCCGCAATTCTGGCGACGGTTGTGAGCAACGCCCTGAACGGGCAGGAAAGCGCGGTAAGCGATGCCGGCGCTTATCACGCAGGATTCATTACCAGCTTGATTTTCATGGTGATCAGCATTCTGCCCGCTCTGTTTTTGACCAACAGGATGAGGATGGACGACAGGGAAGTTAAAACAGAACCATAA
- a CDS encoding MFS transporter: protein MRKHWMPFGVLFVVWSAFLLSFVDRLTWPPIIPLASRDLNISAAQAGGYMTAFYIGYVMTQLPGGYLTDRFGYRRVLLISFLVMGTFTAAMGSVEHYASGFLLRILAGMGSGAVFSAGVRAIFDWFRQNSRATAMGFFMTASSLGVTVVNLFVPSVSHRFGWHTAFYTAGLFPLVGFCIALFLLKERTPKTEGNRVRRPFLQDLKRLLSNRNFLLLGLAGFFAMWATWGTATWANSYLNQGLHLSLVEAGYVMSLFGIASILCKPLIGILSDWIGGRHKALLILLLGLFGPILIAFGTNQSAPLIYPLAILLGIASYIYSPIMNTAVGEAVDRDLVGTATGLVNTIWQLGSLVSPVVVGTVIDATRNFFFGFLTLAAGPVLGTITLLFFKEKPATSR, encoded by the coding sequence GTGCGCAAACATTGGATGCCCTTCGGGGTGCTTTTTGTTGTTTGGAGCGCCTTTTTGCTCTCCTTTGTGGACCGCCTCACATGGCCTCCGATCATTCCCCTCGCTTCCAGGGATCTCAACATTTCGGCGGCGCAAGCCGGCGGTTATATGACCGCCTTTTATATCGGATACGTAATGACGCAGCTGCCCGGCGGCTATCTGACCGATCGATTCGGCTACCGAAGGGTGCTGCTGATCTCCTTTCTGGTGATGGGGACCTTCACCGCGGCGATGGGCTCGGTTGAACATTACGCCTCCGGGTTCCTGCTCAGGATCCTTGCCGGCATGGGATCGGGGGCCGTGTTTTCCGCCGGCGTCCGGGCCATCTTCGACTGGTTCCGGCAAAACTCCCGCGCAACGGCGATGGGATTTTTCATGACCGCCTCTTCGCTGGGAGTGACGGTGGTCAATCTCTTCGTCCCCTCCGTTTCCCACCGCTTCGGGTGGCACACGGCCTTCTACACGGCCGGTCTCTTTCCCCTCGTCGGTTTTTGCATCGCCCTCTTCCTTTTGAAGGAGCGAACGCCGAAAACCGAAGGAAACCGGGTGAGACGTCCCTTCCTTCAGGACCTGAAAAGGCTGCTGTCCAACCGCAACTTCCTGCTCCTGGGCCTGGCCGGTTTTTTCGCCATGTGGGCCACCTGGGGAACGGCCACCTGGGCCAATTCCTACCTGAATCAGGGGCTGCACCTTTCCCTGGTCGAGGCGGGATATGTCATGTCCCTGTTCGGGATCGCCTCCATCCTGTGCAAACCGCTGATCGGCATTTTGTCGGATTGGATCGGCGGAAGGCACAAAGCGCTTCTCATCCTTCTGCTCGGTCTTTTCGGGCCGATTTTGATCGCCTTCGGCACGAATCAGAGCGCGCCCCTGATCTATCCTCTGGCGATCCTGCTGGGCATCGCCTCCTACATCTACAGCCCGATCATGAACACCGCCGTCGGTGAAGCGGTCGACAGGGATTTGGTGGGAACCGCAACCGGTTTGGTCAACACGATCTGGCAGTTGGGTTCCCTCGTCTCACCGGTGGTTGTCGGCACGGTGATCGACGCCACCCGGAACTTTTTCTTCGGGTTTCTCACCCTGGCCGCCGGTCCGGTGCTGGGAACGATCACCCTCCTGTTTTTCAAGGAAAAACCGGCCACTTCACGCTGA
- a CDS encoding NAD(P)H-quinone oxidoreductase, with product MKAIIVREPGGAEQLTMGEAPTPEPTEEELLVRVKATALNRADILQREGKYPPPPGASPLLGLEMAGVVERVGSRCAGWKEGDRVFGLLPGGGYGEYCVIPGKMAMPIPENLSFEEAAAVPEVFLTAYQALFWLGSLKREQRVLIHAGASGVGTAAIQLVREAGAEPLVTAGSPEKLAACRELGAAEAFSYREGPFAPRVKEATGGRGVDLILDFVGGPYWEQNVECLTTDGRLILISTLGGPKVEKVNLLALISKRIQVTGTTLRARSVDYKIRLTEDFARFALPRFRDGRLKPVIDRVFPWESVREAHLRMEENRNIGKIVLRVD from the coding sequence GTGAAGGCGATCATTGTCCGGGAGCCGGGGGGCGCTGAACAATTGACGATGGGGGAGGCTCCCACCCCCGAACCGACGGAGGAGGAGTTGTTGGTCCGGGTGAAGGCCACCGCCCTCAACCGGGCCGATATCCTGCAGCGGGAGGGGAAGTACCCGCCCCCGCCCGGTGCCAGCCCGCTGTTGGGTTTGGAGATGGCCGGCGTGGTGGAACGGGTGGGGAGCCGTTGCGCCGGCTGGAAGGAAGGGGACCGGGTCTTCGGACTCCTCCCGGGCGGCGGATATGGAGAGTACTGCGTGATTCCCGGGAAGATGGCGATGCCGATCCCGGAAAATCTCTCCTTTGAAGAGGCGGCGGCGGTGCCGGAGGTGTTCCTGACCGCTTATCAGGCCCTGTTTTGGCTGGGATCTCTCAAAAGGGAGCAGCGGGTGCTGATTCACGCCGGTGCCAGCGGGGTGGGAACGGCGGCGATCCAGTTGGTCCGGGAAGCGGGGGCGGAGCCCCTGGTGACCGCCGGTTCCCCGGAAAAGCTGGCGGCCTGTCGGGAACTGGGAGCGGCAGAGGCCTTTTCCTACCGGGAAGGTCCCTTTGCCCCCCGGGTGAAGGAAGCGACCGGAGGCCGCGGCGTGGACCTGATCCTCGATTTTGTCGGAGGCCCGTATTGGGAGCAAAACGTGGAATGCCTTACAACGGACGGCCGGCTGATCCTGATCAGCACCCTGGGCGGGCCCAAGGTGGAGAAGGTGAATCTTCTCGCCCTGATCAGCAAGCGGATCCAGGTGACCGGCACCACCCTGCGCGCCCGCAGCGTCGATTACAAGATCCGGCTGACGGAGGATTTCGCCCGTTTCGCCCTGCCCCGTTTCCGGGACGGACGGTTGAAGCCGGTGATCGACAGGGTTTTTCCCTGGGAGTCGGTGCGGGAAGCCCATCTCCGGATGGAAGAGAACCGAAACATCGGCAAGATCGTGTTAAGGGTCGACTGA
- a CDS encoding DUF1802 family protein, with the protein MAQLVRLKIPIALKEWAAAVRALGEGRQILVMRKGGIHEETRQFQVESDTFYLFPNAYHQKKELIKPAFHSYVEEELTGSAEQESVAIRYVARLAEDVEVMDEAELARLSPFHIWTDNFAFERLKWKKKQPLHVLLLRIFRLSAPIEIPMSSDYLGCRSWIRLPDDLPQREMEPVLSDAAFEEERRRIKDALKG; encoded by the coding sequence GTGGCGCAATTGGTGCGGCTGAAGATCCCGATCGCCCTGAAGGAGTGGGCGGCGGCGGTCCGGGCCCTGGGTGAAGGAAGGCAGATTCTCGTGATGCGCAAAGGAGGCATCCACGAGGAAACCCGTCAGTTTCAGGTGGAGAGCGACACCTTTTATCTGTTTCCGAACGCCTATCATCAGAAAAAGGAATTGATCAAGCCCGCCTTCCACTCTTATGTGGAAGAGGAGCTGACCGGCTCGGCGGAGCAGGAATCGGTCGCCATCCGGTATGTGGCGCGGTTGGCGGAGGATGTGGAAGTGATGGACGAGGCGGAACTGGCTCGGCTTTCACCCTTCCACATCTGGACGGACAATTTTGCCTTTGAGCGGCTCAAGTGGAAGAAGAAGCAGCCGCTTCACGTTTTGCTGCTCCGCATTTTCCGCCTTTCCGCCCCGATCGAAATTCCGATGAGCTCCGATTATCTGGGCTGCAGATCCTGGATCCGCCTGCCCGATGACCTGCCGCAGCGGGAGATGGAGCCGGTGTTGTCCGATGCGGCCTTTGAAGAGGAACGGAGGCGGATCAAAGACGCGTTGAAAGGATGA
- a CDS encoding DMT family transporter, with protein MWFLWAILSAVIFGMSGFLMKVSSARHGSTLHTLLGLYLTGTLGFFWWAMQTETLRADLPLLLAGFVIGLGSAAGNLLFMKALDQGPASLTSPLVNTNILVIILFSMLVYGERLSGTETAGVILLILAVSLIPFDPDEELKIKNIRWYFLVFAATLLFTLRNGGLKVTEEMALSGTLVLFYGYLLGLIWFLAEDLLRRIRGTLAEDRRSAITGLGWGALAGIFSFVGMQLYAVALIDGPASIVAPLFATNSLVVAVFSILFYRERLSRLQTLSLILLFAGLVLVRI; from the coding sequence ATGTGGTTCCTCTGGGCGATTCTCAGCGCCGTCATCTTCGGCATGTCCGGCTTTCTGATGAAGGTGAGTTCGGCCCGGCACGGCTCGACGCTCCACACTCTCCTGGGGCTCTACTTGACGGGCACCTTGGGTTTTTTCTGGTGGGCCATGCAGACGGAAACCCTGCGCGCCGATCTCCCGCTGCTCCTCGCCGGATTCGTCATCGGCCTGGGCTCCGCCGCGGGAAACCTGCTGTTCATGAAGGCCCTCGACCAGGGTCCGGCCAGCCTCACCTCTCCCCTCGTCAACACCAACATTCTCGTGATCATTCTCTTTTCCATGCTCGTCTACGGGGAACGCCTGTCCGGGACGGAGACCGCCGGAGTGATTCTCCTCATCCTCGCGGTCTCGCTGATTCCCTTCGATCCCGATGAGGAGCTGAAGATCAAGAACATCCGGTGGTATTTCCTCGTCTTCGCGGCCACCCTCCTGTTCACCCTTCGCAACGGCGGCCTCAAGGTGACCGAGGAAATGGCGCTGTCGGGAACCCTCGTCCTGTTCTACGGATATCTGCTGGGCCTGATCTGGTTTCTGGCGGAGGATCTGCTTCGCAGGATCCGCGGGACCCTTGCGGAAGACCGCCGGTCCGCGATCACCGGACTGGGGTGGGGCGCCCTGGCCGGGATTTTCTCCTTTGTGGGGATGCAGCTGTACGCCGTTGCCCTGATCGACGGCCCCGCCAGCATCGTCGCTCCCCTCTTCGCCACCAACAGCCTGGTGGTGGCCGTTTTCTCCATCCTCTTCTACCGGGAACGCCTCTCCCGGCTTCAGACCCTCTCCCTGATTCTGCTCTTCGCCGGACTGGTGCTGGTGCGGATCTGA
- a CDS encoding metal-dependent hydrolase produces the protein MNGGTHAALGFASGVAALSVQDAEIYEGFVVLSAIFASLMPDLDEENSMIYGYTMGKVSPNMRRTLVGGLGAVCMLLAFFFSGPFFMAGVFFLAIPFSGHRRFTHSLLALAIVTYIAKSIHPDFMVPVMLGYLSHLLADSLTVSGVPWLWPITKSFRFAKLKTGGVPDYLIGYIALFYALIEWYRM, from the coding sequence GTGAACGGCGGGACCCATGCGGCGCTGGGATTTGCTTCGGGCGTGGCGGCCCTTTCCGTGCAGGATGCGGAAATCTACGAGGGGTTCGTGGTGCTGTCCGCCATCTTTGCCTCGTTGATGCCGGACCTCGATGAGGAAAACAGCATGATTTACGGGTACACCATGGGGAAGGTATCGCCGAACATGCGCCGCACCCTGGTCGGCGGGCTCGGAGCGGTGTGCATGCTTCTTGCCTTCTTCTTTTCCGGGCCGTTTTTTATGGCGGGGGTCTTTTTCCTGGCCATTCCCTTTTCGGGCCACCGAAGGTTTACCCATTCCCTGCTCGCCCTCGCGATCGTCACCTACATCGCGAAGTCCATCCATCCGGATTTCATGGTACCCGTCATGCTGGGGTATTTGAGCCATCTGCTCGCTGATTCGCTGACCGTCTCCGGAGTTCCCTGGCTGTGGCCCATCACCAAGTCTTTTCGATTCGCCAAACTGAAGACCGGAGGAGTTCCCGATTACCTGATCGGTTACATCGCCCTCTTCTACGCCCTGATCGAGTGGTACCGGATGTGA
- a CDS encoding TlpA family protein disulfide reductase, translating to MARRAPEFCLPTWDDRKRVCLRDHRGKVVLLSFWVTWCAACQADLPNKEVLHRSINHPDFAFFTINVTGREPDPARVSAFLEKAGYTFPVLKDDGRKTYDAYGIPSVPASVLIDREGNLAGIYDETVPLVTILQEIDRLLNSQTQK from the coding sequence ATGGCCCGACGAGCGCCGGAATTCTGCCTGCCCACCTGGGACGACCGGAAAAGGGTCTGCTTGCGCGACCACCGGGGAAAAGTGGTTCTCCTCTCATTCTGGGTCACCTGGTGTGCGGCCTGCCAGGCGGATCTGCCCAACAAGGAAGTGCTGCACCGTTCGATCAACCACCCCGACTTCGCCTTTTTCACCATCAACGTGACGGGCCGGGAGCCGGACCCCGCCAGGGTTTCGGCTTTCCTGGAAAAGGCGGGATACACCTTTCCCGTATTGAAGGACGACGGTCGGAAAACCTACGACGCCTACGGGATCCCCTCCGTCCCCGCCTCCGTTCTGATCGACCGGGAGGGAAACCTGGCCGGGATCTACGACGAAACCGTGCCGCTCGTGACGATCCTCCAGGAGATCGACCGGCTGTTGAATTCGCAGACCCAAAAGTAA
- a CDS encoding MBL fold metallo-hydrolase, translating into MPRVQVETRVIDDVHAFKGQYKRYGYPARFCLYYVDGLLIDTGPPHARRAVCEWLEDKALDRIVLTHFHEDHSGNAREISRRHGAPVLMGEETAGILSDPPRLPLYRRAVWGQMDAVSGRKLPGLLETAGHRFRVVPTPGHAADHVALIEEEKGWLFAGDLFLSNRLIYGMRGESVPQLIDSLRRVLEYPVHILFCGHSGVVPDGRSALEKKLRFLEWLREETYHLADRGFTPREISRRLLAGGKRMEWLTLGEFSSVHLIRSIMEGRG; encoded by the coding sequence ATGCCGAGAGTTCAGGTTGAAACCCGCGTGATCGACGATGTTCACGCGTTCAAGGGACAATACAAACGATACGGGTATCCCGCCCGGTTTTGCCTGTATTATGTGGACGGTCTTCTGATCGATACGGGGCCGCCCCACGCCCGGCGGGCGGTTTGCGAATGGCTGGAAGACAAAGCCCTCGACCGGATCGTCCTGACCCATTTTCACGAAGATCATTCGGGCAATGCGCGGGAGATTTCCCGACGTCACGGTGCTCCCGTCCTGATGGGCGAGGAGACGGCCGGAATTCTCTCCGATCCGCCCCGGCTTCCCCTGTATCGGAGAGCGGTCTGGGGGCAGATGGATGCGGTGTCCGGCCGGAAGCTCCCCGGCTTGTTGGAAACGGCGGGTCACCGGTTTCGGGTCGTCCCCACGCCCGGTCATGCCGCCGACCATGTCGCGCTTATTGAAGAGGAGAAGGGGTGGCTGTTTGCCGGCGATCTCTTCCTCAGCAACCGCTTGATTTACGGTATGCGCGGGGAATCGGTGCCGCAGCTGATCGATTCCCTCCGGCGGGTTTTGGAGTATCCCGTGCACATTCTCTTCTGCGGTCACTCCGGGGTGGTTCCCGACGGCCGGTCCGCACTTGAAAAGAAACTCCGCTTTCTGGAGTGGTTGCGGGAAGAGACATACCACCTCGCGGACCGGGGCTTCACCCCCCGGGAGATCAGCCGCCGCCTCCTCGCCGGCGGGAAGAGGATGGAGTGGCTGACGCTGGGAGAGTTTTCCTCGGTGCATCTGATCCGGTCGATCATGGAAGGAAGGGGATGA
- a CDS encoding dihydrolipoamide acetyltransferase family protein yields the protein MAVDFKLPDVGEGMAEAEVVRWLVRVGDRVELDQPVVEMQTDKAVVELPAPAAGRVTEIRWREGDTVPVGEVLLVIADESGEKGKEETEKGVRTEANQKASGAASSASTFTRRRRVPAAPSTRRLARELGVDITQIKGTGSQGRVTDEDVRRAAAALQEPAAASLREPVSKPAQQVAVSAVSTEAPADLPYREEPLTRTRRVIADRLLFSVTRKPHATHFDELKADGLVEWIQRRRREQESSGPRISFLPVLLKMIAVTLRNHPAFNAHFDEDRQTVRTYQSVALGIAADTPRGLLVPVIAEVEKKSVEQIAGELAGLTEAARNGTIPPERLKGSTFTVSNAGALGSGRWATPIINPPEVAILALHPVEQRPVVRDGELSVGWVMNVSLSFDHRVLDGADAIRFTQTLARYVADPGRLLTELV from the coding sequence GTGGCCGTTGATTTCAAACTCCCCGATGTGGGAGAAGGGATGGCCGAGGCGGAGGTGGTCCGCTGGCTCGTTCGGGTTGGAGATCGGGTGGAATTGGATCAGCCGGTCGTGGAGATGCAGACGGACAAGGCGGTTGTGGAGCTTCCGGCTCCCGCCGCCGGACGGGTGACGGAGATCCGCTGGCGGGAAGGGGACACGGTGCCCGTCGGCGAGGTGCTGTTGGTGATCGCCGATGAGTCGGGGGAGAAAGGGAAGGAGGAGACGGAGAAGGGCGTACGGACGGAAGCGAACCAAAAGGCTTCCGGTGCCGCTTCGTCCGCTTCGACCTTCACCCGTCGCAGGCGGGTTCCGGCGGCTCCTTCCACCCGTCGGCTCGCCCGGGAGCTGGGGGTGGACATTACCCAAATCAAGGGGACGGGTTCCCAGGGGAGGGTGACGGACGAGGACGTGCGCCGGGCGGCGGCAGCCCTTCAGGAACCGGCGGCGGCTTCTTTGAGGGAGCCCGTCTCCAAGCCGGCGCAACAGGTCGCCGTGTCGGCCGTTTCAACCGAAGCGCCGGCCGATCTTCCCTACCGGGAGGAACCCCTTACTCGAACCCGGCGGGTAATCGCTGACCGGCTGCTCTTCTCGGTGACCCGCAAGCCGCACGCCACCCACTTTGATGAACTCAAGGCGGACGGATTGGTCGAATGGATCCAAAGACGGCGCAGGGAACAGGAATCCTCCGGCCCAAGGATCTCCTTTTTGCCGGTCCTGCTGAAGATGATCGCCGTCACCCTGCGGAATCATCCGGCTTTCAACGCCCATTTTGACGAGGACAGACAGACCGTGCGAACGTATCAATCGGTCGCCCTCGGCATTGCGGCGGACACCCCCCGGGGGTTGCTCGTTCCGGTGATCGCCGAGGTGGAAAAGAAGAGCGTGGAACAGATCGCCGGGGAGCTGGCGGGGTTGACCGAAGCCGCCCGGAACGGAACGATCCCGCCGGAGAGGCTCAAGGGAAGCACCTTTACCGTCAGCAATGCGGGGGCTCTCGGGAGTGGACGATGGGCCACCCCGATCATCAATCCCCCGGAGGTGGCGATTCTCGCCCTGCATCCCGTGGAGCAGCGGCCGGTGGTCCGGGACGGAGAGCTGTCTGTCGGTTGGGTAATGAACGTGTCCCTTTCCTTCGATCACCGGGTGCTGGACGGCGCCGACGCCATTCGATTCACCCAAACCCTGGCCCGCTATGTGGCCGATCCGGGCAGGTTGCTGACGGAGCTGGTTTGA